The genomic stretch GGCCAGCATCATCAGGGTCAGCAGCCCGCCGATGGAGTTGCCGACGTAAACAGCGGGAGTTTGGATGAATTCAGCCCAGAAGTCGGCCAGCAGGTCTTGCCAGAGGTCGAGGGTGTAGGGTATTTCGGGTTGATCTGAATCGCCAAACCCCAGCAGATCGATCGCATAAACCCGATGCCCTGCTGTTGCCAGAGCGGGAATGTTTTTGCGCCAGTGACCAAGGGAGGCCCCAAACCCGTGGATGAGAACAATGGGTGTTCCTTCGCCTGCGACGGTGTAGGCGATCGCATAGCCCCGCCAGGTCCAGGTGTGCTTTTCGATTGACGCCAACGAGAGGGAAACCAGTTCGGCAACCATAGTCAGAGATGTAACGAAGTGTGACTGTACTCATAATACAGCCGTCCTAGGTTTACTGGTTTTCATTCAAGTCCCAAAACGTTTTCCTCGTAGCATTTTCTCGATAGCAGCACTTGAATTTGCTTTTTCTGACAAATGCTAGACAGTACTTGAGTTAGGGCAATTCTCCTGCGTTGTTCTGCTGAGGAGTTGGGGCTCTGCTCTGTCAAATCACTCAAAGTTTGGGCGTAAAGAGTGGTCAGATGTGGATCTTGCTGGACGGCGGTCTGCTCACCCAGTTCATCTAAAAGCTTCTCAAACCCTACGCAGGCCAATCCATAGATAACGAACTTAGAGGAGATCGCCTCAGGTTTGTAGGGACGCTGTTGATCAAGGTTATTGAAGTATCCACCGTGGGTATCGATGCGTCCGCCAAAGTAGTCTTTGGTCAACGAAAAATAATCTCCGATACTCAAAGATTTTTTCCGTTTTGCGTGGCTGAGTACGCCTACGAGTTTTCTATCTGCGTTGGGCTCGATGTAGTCTGTGCAATCAAAGAAGCTAAACAGCTCACCGATGGGGGTCTCTCCAGGCGCTAAAGCAACACTTCTTTGCCGCTCAGATAGCGGGGTTTTGTCACGGATGTAGAGGTAGTCGAGGGGAAAACGCCAGGTGATAGAGACCCTGCCCCCAATAGCTAAGGGTTCTCCAGCAGGCTCCTCTTGGTGTTGGTATTTGACAAATTTCCCGCCTTTAAATATGGCAAGCTGATCACCGCTGACCTTGAGGGGTTCTCCATAGGCTGAGGCCCAGGATTGATCCTCGGCTTTGTCAAGAATTTCTAGTTTTTCGCCTTTGATTCTGGCGATATGCCCACGCTCAAATATGACGAACTGATCGTCGTCAAAGTCAAATAGTTTGTCACCCTGAACTCGGCAAAGATGATTTTCTTGAACTGCTTCAAAATACCAGTAGCTATTGGCTTTGTTCTGAAGCGAAACAACTTCTCCACTGGGGAGCTTAACAATCTGCCCCTGCTGCAAACAGTCGATCTTGCTAGCCTGAAGATTGTAAGGCTCAAGAAAATCGTGCAGCACCTCGTAGAGAGGGGCCGTTTCCCCCTGCTCAGAGTAAGTGAGCATCTCACCTTGCAGGTTGGCGATCGCACTGCCCTCAACTTTTGCTAGCTGTCCGCCACAGATAGCGCTTTTTACGTGCCCTTGGCTGGTCAGCGTATCCTGTAGTTTAACTAATAGCCCATTGGGAAGTCTCGCCAGAATGCCGTAGTCTTCAGACTGTTCTTTTCCCTCTTCTTTTGTCTCTATTCCAGAGCTTCTAACGGTAACATTGCCGAGGCGATAGCCGCCGTCTTGAGTTCTCGAAGGATAGCTGAAATAGTTGGCTGCTGTAGAGGCCAAACGCAGTGCCATATCGCCTTCATTACTAAACAGATAGGCCTCTTCAAACCGGCGTAGGGAGGACTGAAGAAAGTTAGCCCTTCCAGAGATAATGGTTTCGGCAGGGATATCCGGTGAAACCAGCACCAAACGGCTGAGGCAAAACACATTGCCAACAGCGGGCGAGGGTTTTTTCTGAGGGTCGGCTGTGCTCATAGTGCCGACAGATCTTGAGTCGAACACATCCGAAAGGATTCGCACGGTATTGGTGACCACAAAGCCCCCCATGCTGTGGCCGATAAATGATAGCTTGATGCGGCTTTTGCCCCAGTCTTTTTCTGGCTCGGGGACATCTTTGGTTAGGGTATTGTCAATCTGGCGCATCAGCTCCACAAGATCTGGAGTGCCAAAGTTGTTAGCCCGATAGTTGTCTCGAAAGTAAACAACGAACCGCAGTAGGATAATGGTAAATATAGGAGCAAAGAATAAGAGTGCAACAGCCGTTGCTAAGCCAGCAATAATCAAAGATAGGACTGTACCCGGAATCTGAGCAGCAGTTGAAAAAAGACCAAAAAACCAGGATACTAAGCTAATTAGCAACCCTACAAAGCCCACTAAAAGCAGCAACCCAGGCAAAAAAGGTAACGCGTTTCTATAGTTTTTTAGCTGTCTGCTTAAAACCTTTAACTTATTCTGCCCTGATTTTGTTAACTCGCTGGGGACAATCTGCTCAGAAGGCCAGCGATAGCCAATTAACACGAAGCCTTTAGATCGGCGTGGGTGGTGGAGGGCAATGTGTTCTTGAATGCTGTCAAACCATTCTTTGACAGAGTCTTTGTTGGTGTTGTAGCCGTGGATCACAACCAGAATTTCTGCATTGCCCCTGTGTTCTTTGAGATATCTGGCCATCTCTTCAACGTAGGATTCGGGGGTTGCAGAGATAGGGGCATTGGATGAGGTGCTGTAATCGAGGGGGTCGTCTTCGACGTTGTGGGGGGCGGTGCTGGCTACAAAATAACCTGGAAATTTCTCTGAATGCTTAAGTTTTTGAATGAAAAGTAACGATGCACTCATGGTTAGTTTCTGGCGGCGTTTAGGAGATTTAACGGGGGCAGAGGTAGGTTAGGTGAAATGAAGTAAACCCCAACAGTCACAGAATTTTGTTGGGGTTCTGTTGGCACTTCACTCAACCTACGTTGAGAGCAGGGTAAGCAGATTGCTCAAGGTTAGCCCCATTTTAGAGTCAGCCGTCACATAGCCCCATTTATTTCAACGAACTGAGGATTACTGTTGGTAACCGCTGTTGGCCTGCTGGAGAGGGGCGAGCCATAGATACTAGTCTTCAAACCTAGCCCTACTTGGAGTTAGAGGATATCTATACGACCTTGTCCTGTGCGGCTTGGCGAGATCGAAGTGCCTCTCGCCTCTGCATGAAGATTGTTGATGAGGCTCGAAGCCGTACTTGGGGTCTACCAATTCGTTAGCAGGCTTGCACTGTCTCTTCAAGTAGGCCAAATAGTGGACCGAATGCAAAACCCCTCGGTAGGTTAGGCCTGCCGAGGGGATGCTGGAAGTTTAATAGGCAATCGGGTCAGGCTACGCTGTCTACCCTGCGGGTGGGGCGCTTGCGATCGCTCTTGCGAGTGCCGCCCGCCATTTCATACTCATAGCTGTCTTTGCCATACTTAGCCGCCACAGCAATCAGCATGCGTTCTGAAAGCACTCTAATGTCTTTTTCGGTGTCGCGCACGACGCTAAGGGCGCGGTCTACAAACGATAGCGATTCGTTATAGGTAGCTAGCTGCGATTGCAGCTTATCTAGCTCTAGCTGATAGTTGTCTAGGGTCAGCCCGTCGCCCAAGTTTAGGCTGGCGCTGATTGATTTGAGCGCAGCGGCGCGGCGAACGCCCTTTTCGAGCACGGGTGAGCTTCTTTTCTGTCGAGGCATGAGATGCACCTCCATAGGGTTGGCCCTTTCAAAATGGCACAGTAGCTAATGTCCTGAAACTGATGGTTCTGCGGGAGTTGACATGTGCTTGCTAGGCCAAAAGGCTCAGTAATTTTGCCGTCATTTTTGAAGAAGAGGGCCAGCATTTCAGCTAATGAGGACGGTGTTTTCTGATAAAAAGAGGACGTTCGTTGAAAATAGGCAAATGAATTTCATAAATAAGAACCCATTCATAATAAACACTTTCATTTTTGTTTGGGTCATGAAAGTGATCCTTATGAATGAGATGATGAATTCCATAGTCATCCCCATGAATTCAATCAACAAGAACCTATTCACAATAAACACCGGCATCTTCCTTTAGATCATGCCGATGAACTCTATGAGCGGGGCGATGAATGCGATCGACGCCACTGACTAGAGCGAAGCCAAGCTGCTGCGCTAGGGTGATGGTCTTCTATTTTGCAAAAGAAACCCGGTTGTGGGTGACAACTTTCATTGATGTTGGGCTGATTATTCCAGAGCATCAACGGTGGCTTCGATCTCAGGTCGCGTCGGTAGCGGGCTGCTAAAGCCGTTGATCAGCGGGCTTTCCTCCAAGCGCTCCTGCGCTGCGGCCCGATCGAGCGGCTGCACTTGCTGACTTAGCGCTTCGATGTCTCGCTCGCCTGGGTATATAAACAGCTGTTCGCCACTGGTTAAAACTACCTCGTTCTCGCCGTCAGCGAGCCGAAAGGCTACCTCTCCTTCCCAGGAAAAGATTTCGACCGGGGCATTGGGATCGTCTTCGATGTTGACAAACACTGTGGTGCCCCGAATGCCGGCAATGCCTGCCGGGGTAACGATCTCTATGGGCTCTGCCAATGCGCCTTCAACCCAGGTAATCATTTGTCCGGCGTCGAGCCGGAGCTGGCTGGGTTGCAGCGTAAGGGCCGCATTGCCGCCGATGCGAAACATCGCTCCATTGACTAAACCCACCTCTGCTAGAGCCTGATCGGCGGTGCGAATTTGGTCGCCGTAGGCCATGGTCTGGTTGATTTGGGCTGACTCAGGCTCTCCCTGGCCAAGGGTGACCGAGACGGGGTTGGCGACAATGGCTTGAATGGTAGCGATTGCCTCAGTCTGCTCCTCCGAGCCGGTTGCCGGTTGTGATTCTTGGGCTGACTCAACCGGTGTCTCAGGGGTGGAGGCGCGATTCCGGAACGGATCGCTCTGCGAATCGCATCCCGCTAGGGCCATGCCCCCGGCAATTACAAGGGCAATGGTTAAAGATTGCCCCTTGAGGGCGACGGTTAAAGAGCGGCCCCGCAGGGCCAACGCGATTCCTCTTAAAACATGTTGCATAGTTAGGGTGGGGCTAAGTGTGAGAGGGCTAAGTCGTACCTTTAGGTTATTCAGTTTGAGACGCTGATTTTCCGGCAGGGTGAGGCAGCGAGTCGGTGATATTGTTGGTGCGACCTCGGCCTTTGGCAAAGGCGTCAAAACGGTTGTTGGTCTACTTATTGGAGGTTGAACCCCGTGGAACTGGTGATTTGGCTATCGGTGGTGCTGGCTGTGCTGGGCTTTGGCATGGGGGTGATGGTGCGGGCTTATCGCCGCCCTCTAGGCAACAGCGCCCTCTTTCCGGCCCCGGTGATGGAACTATCTATTCCCATTGGTGACGATGCTAGAACTCAATTTGAGGCGGCCTGTGCGGCCTTTGCTAAGGGCCGTTACCCGGCTGCTATCGACCAGTTCACCGCCGTGATGGTGGCCGAGCCCAACTGTGCCGAAGCCTTCCACAACGGTGGACTGGCCTACGCCAACATGGGTACCGATGGGCAGGCTGTGCAGGCGTTACTCAAAGCCAGCGAGCTATACGATCGCCAAAGCACCAAGCCCCGACTCGATCTGGTCAAGCAGCAGCTCGAACAAATCGCCAGCCGCCGGGGCCTCAAACCCAGCACCGCTGCTTAGGGGATTTACCGATGGCTAAACAGCGTCTAGATGCCCTGCTGGTAGATCGGGGCTTGTGCGAATCGCGGCAGCAGGCCCAGCGGTTAATTAGAGCTGGGGAGGTGCAGGTGAACCACGCCGTTGTGGATAAGCCGGGCACGGCCTTTGCCGAGGATGTGGAATTGCTGGTGAAGGCGCGATCGCCCTTTGTCTCGCGCGGTGGCGAGAAGCTGGCCAAAGCCCTAAGTGAGTTCCCAATTGAGCCTAAGGGAAGGATTGCGCTGGATGGGGGGATTTCGACCGGCGGTTTTACCGACTGTCTGCTGCAAGCCGGGGCCGAGCAGGTCTACGGCATTGATGTGGGCTACGGCCAGGTGGCCTGGGCGCTGCGCCAGGATCCGCGTGTAGTGCTGCGCGAGCGCACCAACCTGCGCCACCTTACCCCCGAGCAGCTCTATGGCGAGAATGATCCTCGGCCTGACCTGGGGGTGATGGATGTGTCGTTTATTTCGCTGACCAAGGTGCTGCCCGCTTTTTGGGCGCTGCTAGTGCCGCCACGCGAGGTGGTGCTGCTGGTGAAGCCGCAGTTTGAGGTGGGGCGCGATCGCGTCGGCAAAAAGGGCGTCGTGCGCGACGCTGGGGATCAGGCCGATGCGATCGCCAGCGTGCTGGCTTCTGCCCAATCCTTGGGCTGGCTATACCAGGGTCTCACTTGGTCGCCCCTGCTCGGCCCCGCTGGCAACATCGAATACCTGCTGTGGCTGAGCCAGCCACAGACGGAAGAGAGCCGCCCGGTACCTAGCCTCGATGACCTGAAGACCCTGGCGATCAACGCCCGCCTCAGCCTGGAAAATTAGCCTTGGGCTGCGGCCTTAATGAGAGTGGTCGCAGCGGCTTTGGCCTGGCTAGCAGCATTGGGGCAGCCGTGCATCATGGCAACGATGGTGGTTCCCTGGATCAAAATCAGCAGCTGCTGGGCCAGAGCTTCGGGGTTGGGCAGGTTAGCTTCTTTGACCAGGTTGAGAATGTAGTCGGCGACGGCCTGCTCGTGGGCGAGGGTAATCTGGTAGCCAGGATGCTCGGCATCGACCAGTTCTACCGCTGAGTTGATGAAGGCGCAGCCGCGAAAGTTGGGTTTCTCAATCCCCTCCCGCAAGACGTCAAAAATAGCCAGCAGCGGTGATTCGCCAGAGGCAGCAGCGTGGCGAGCGATCGCGTTTTGGAAGCACTCACGCCAGCTGTGGTGCTGCTCATCGAGCCAAGCGGCGATCAGAGCGTCTTTTGATTTGAAGTGGTTGTAGAGCGACATTTTAGCCACCCCCGACTCGGCAATGATGCGATCGATGCCGACGCTGTGGACGCCCTCTTTGTAGAACAGCTCAGAGGCCGCCGCCATGATGCGATCGCGGGCGCAGGGGCGCGAAGCAGATGAGCGAGCCATGAAGTGCACAATATACAGGTCTGTCTGTATAATAACCTGGGTGACAGCTTTTTGCCTAAACGCCGTTACCGGGCCAAGCCTTGTTTGTCTGCCTACAGAATTTCTCCAGCTAGTGCAGCAAGACGGATGGGCTGCTTTTGCCCCAAGGCTTTTGGCTACTCTTCTAACAATGTTTAGCCAGGCTCTTAAACAAGAAT from Leptolyngbya subtilissima AS-A7 encodes the following:
- a CDS encoding TlyA family RNA methyltransferase gives rise to the protein MAKQRLDALLVDRGLCESRQQAQRLIRAGEVQVNHAVVDKPGTAFAEDVELLVKARSPFVSRGGEKLAKALSEFPIEPKGRIALDGGISTGGFTDCLLQAGAEQVYGIDVGYGQVAWALRQDPRVVLRERTNLRHLTPEQLYGENDPRPDLGVMDVSFISLTKVLPAFWALLVPPREVVLLVKPQFEVGRDRVGKKGVVRDAGDQADAIASVLASAQSLGWLYQGLTWSPLLGPAGNIEYLLWLSQPQTEESRPVPSLDDLKTLAINARLSLEN
- a CDS encoding alpha/beta hydrolase — translated: MSASLLFIQKLKHSEKFPGYFVASTAPHNVEDDPLDYSTSSNAPISATPESYVEEMARYLKEHRGNAEILVVIHGYNTNKDSVKEWFDSIQEHIALHHPRRSKGFVLIGYRWPSEQIVPSELTKSGQNKLKVLSRQLKNYRNALPFLPGLLLLVGFVGLLISLVSWFFGLFSTAAQIPGTVLSLIIAGLATAVALLFFAPIFTIILLRFVVYFRDNYRANNFGTPDLVELMRQIDNTLTKDVPEPEKDWGKSRIKLSFIGHSMGGFVVTNTVRILSDVFDSRSVGTMSTADPQKKPSPAVGNVFCLSRLVLVSPDIPAETIISGRANFLQSSLRRFEEAYLFSNEGDMALRLASTAANYFSYPSRTQDGGYRLGNVTVRSSGIETKEEGKEQSEDYGILARLPNGLLVKLQDTLTSQGHVKSAICGGQLAKVEGSAIANLQGEMLTYSEQGETAPLYEVLHDFLEPYNLQASKIDCLQQGQIVKLPSGEVVSLQNKANSYWYFEAVQENHLCRVQGDKLFDFDDDQFVIFERGHIARIKGEKLEILDKAEDQSWASAYGEPLKVSGDQLAIFKGGKFVKYQHQEEPAGEPLAIGGRVSITWRFPLDYLYIRDKTPLSERQRSVALAPGETPIGELFSFFDCTDYIEPNADRKLVGVLSHAKRKKSLSIGDYFSLTKDYFGGRIDTHGGYFNNLDQQRPYKPEAISSKFVIYGLACVGFEKLLDELGEQTAVQQDPHLTTLYAQTLSDLTEQSPNSSAEQRRRIALTQVLSSICQKKQIQVLLSRKCYEENVLGLE
- a CDS encoding FecR family protein; translation: MQHVLRGIALALRGRSLTVALKGQSLTIALVIAGGMALAGCDSQSDPFRNRASTPETPVESAQESQPATGSEEQTEAIATIQAIVANPVSVTLGQGEPESAQINQTMAYGDQIRTADQALAEVGLVNGAMFRIGGNAALTLQPSQLRLDAGQMITWVEGALAEPIEIVTPAGIAGIRGTTVFVNIEDDPNAPVEIFSWEGEVAFRLADGENEVVLTSGEQLFIYPGERDIEALSQQVQPLDRAAAQERLEESPLINGFSSPLPTRPEIEATVDALE
- a CDS encoding TetR/AcrR family transcriptional regulator; translated protein: MARSSASRPCARDRIMAAASELFYKEGVHSVGIDRIIAESGVAKMSLYNHFKSKDALIAAWLDEQHHSWRECFQNAIARHAAASGESPLLAIFDVLREGIEKPNFRGCAFINSAVELVDAEHPGYQITLAHEQAVADYILNLVKEANLPNPEALAQQLLILIQGTTIVAMMHGCPNAASQAKAAATTLIKAAAQG